One Aegilops tauschii subsp. strangulata cultivar AL8/78 chromosome 7, Aet v6.0, whole genome shotgun sequence genomic window carries:
- the LOC109761495 gene encoding uncharacterized protein has translation MRVSTEIFNLVHYDGASAADLWAALHQLFQDNVDARANNLHTELQNTVQGDSPVSVYCQRLKAIADELRELGDPIDDHQLINVLLIGLSERFDKQTSFIPMMRPRLSFAEAAVVPHGARSCSAPGSTNCTIAAPGFINRTTTAARMAPIS, from the exons ATGCGAGTCTCCACAGAGATCTTCAATCTCGTCCACTATGACGGTGCCTCCGCCGCCGATTTATGGGCGGCCCTTCATCAGCTCTTCCAGGACAACGTCGACGCTCGCGCCAACAATCTTCACACCGAGCTTCAGAATACGGTGCAAGGTGATTCACCAGTCAGCGTCTACTGCCAACGCCTCAAGGCAATCGCGGATGAACTCCGCGAACTTGGTGATCCGATCGACGATCACCAGCTCATCAACGTCCTCCTCATCGGCCTCAGCGAGCGGTTCGATAAGCAGACCTCCTTCATCCCTATGATGCGTCCGCGTCTCTCCTTCGCCGAG GCCGCCGTAGTTCCGCATGGCGCCCGCTCCTGCTCCGCCCCCGGCTCCACCAACTGCACCATCGCTGCCCCCGGCTTCATCAACcgcaccaccaccgccgcccggATGGCGCCCATCTCCTGA
- the LOC109761504 gene encoding arabinogalactan protein 20 gives MAAWTSVGLVAVAVLVVGIAMPASAAVQPPAPAPSSDGTSIDQGIAYVLMLVALVLTYLIHPLDASSPYRLF, from the exons ATGGCGGCGTGGACCTCCGTGGGCCTCGTGGCGGTGGCCGTGCTGGTCGTCGGCATCGCAATGCCGGCCTCCGCCGCCGTGCagccgcccgcgcccgcgccctccAGCGACG GCACATCGATTGACCAGGGCATCGCATACGTGCTGATGCTggtggcccttgtgctcacctaCCTCATCCACCCGCTGGACGCGTCCTCCCCGTACAGGCTCTTCTAA